Proteins encoded by one window of Musa acuminata AAA Group cultivar baxijiao chromosome BXJ2-9, Cavendish_Baxijiao_AAA, whole genome shotgun sequence:
- the LOC103997501 gene encoding L-type lectin-domain containing receptor kinase SIT2-like isoform X2: protein MSAMFLKTLLFLFLLHREVADSCGGTDGFTFNGFGCRNIDPDGIASITSNGLLVVTNNTFESRGHAFYPTPLRFKESPNGTVFSFSTTFVFAFISELPDLSGDGMAFLVSPNKDFSRALGNQYLGLFNSSNLGNSTNHVLAIELDTIRNPEFQDIDDNHVGININDMKSDESQTAGYCLNDTGSFQNLSLSSGQTMQVWVDYDSHEMLLNVTLASFPMAKPHRPLLSAVVNLTSVLLETMYVGFSASAGPFLTSHYVLGWSFKMNGVAQALNSSLLPSLPRAKSNHKLKVLLIELLLAPVTVVLIIVGIVVFILRRTKYSELLEDWELEYGPHRFSYKDLFKATKGFRDKELLGMGGFGRVYKGVLPSSRSEVAVKRVSHGSRQGMREFIAEIVSLGRLRHRNLVQLLGYCRRQGELLLVYDYMPNGSLEKFLHDQAMPTLDWATRFRIIKGVASGLLYLHEDWEQVVIHRDIKASNVLLDNELIGRLGDFGLARLYDHGTDPQTTHVVGTMGYLAPELARTGKATTITDVFAFGVFLLEVACGRTPVDPTADEEKLILSDWVLKNWQKGSIVETTDPRLEEEYDVEEVELVLQLGLLCSHPLPTERPSMRQVVRYLEGHAPLPELSPTYLSFSAFVRLRNDGVDDRIIALGNRFLGLFNQSNNGNSSNHILGIEIDTILSPEFQDIDDNHVGIDINSLTSNSSHTAGYYDDHTGLFKALSLKSGEALQVWVDYDGQEMLLNVTLASIQMAKPQKPLLSATIDLSSVLTDPMYVGFSSSTGSILTSHYILGWSFNMNGVAQALDYSLLPSLPRVRPEPGSKALAISLSLASAGLVLIVVGALVFKVRWRVKYAQLLEDWELEYGPHRFSYKDLYEATKGFKDKDLLGIGGFGKVYKGVLQTSKSEIAVKRVSHESRQGMREFIAEIVSIGRLRHRNLVQLLGYCRRKGELLLVYEYMPNGSLDKFLYGQDKPTLDWATRFRIIKGVASGLLYLHEDWEQVVIHRDIKASNVLLDHELNGRLSDFGLAKLYDRGTDPQTTGIAGTMGYLAPELPRTGKATTMTDVFAFGVFILEVACGRRPVGSMADEQLLVLLDWVVDNWRKGSILETRDPRLGEELVVEEVELVLKLGLLCSHPLPAARPSMRQVVRYLEGHAPLPELSPTYLSFGGLALLRNDGLDEHCMSYPSSVATASIISGGR from the exons ATGTCAGCGATGTTTCTCAAGACTTTGCTCTTCCTGTTCCTCCTCCACCGAGAAGTTGCAGACTCTTGCGGTGGGACTGATGGGTTCACCTTCAATGGATTCGGTTGCCGCAATATTGATCCCGACGGGATCGCGTCGATCACCTCCAACGGGCTTCTCGTGGTCACCAACAACACATTCGAGTCGAGGGGCCACGCCTTCTACCCAACCCCACTTCGCTTCAAAGAGTCTCCTAATGGTACcgtcttctccttctccaccacttttGTCTTTGCCTTCATCTCAGAACTGCCGGACCTTAGCGGGGATGGGATGGCCTTCTTAGTTTCCCCCAACAAGGACTTCTCCCGAGCCTTAGGTAATCAGTATTTAGGCCTCTTCAATTCAAGCAACCTCGGTAACTCGACCAACCATGTCCTTGCGATCGAGCTTGACACAATCCGTAACCCCGAATTCCAAGATATTGATGATAACCATGTCGGGATCAATATCAACGACATGAAATCTGATGAGTCCCAAACTGCTGGTTATTGTCTGAATGACACTGGTTCGTTCCAAAATCTAAGCCTCAGTAGCGGCCAAACCATGCAAGTTTGGGTAGACTATGATAGCCATGAGATGCTACTTAACGTGACCCTAGCTTCATTCCCCATGGCCAAACCCCATAGACCTCTCTTATCTGCGGTCGTCAATCTTACAAGCGTGTTGTTAGAAACGATGTATGTTGGATTCTCCGCCTCCGCTGGTCCTTTCCTAACATCTCATTACGTCCTTGGTTGGAGCTTTAAGATGAATGGCGTAGCCCAAGCTCTCAACTCCTCCCTGCTGCCTTCTCTTCCACGTGCGAAATCAAATCACAAGTTAAAGGTTTTGCTCATCGAGCTGCTCTTGGCGCCAGTTACAGTTGTTTTAATCATAGTAGGGATTGTCGTGTTCATCCTGAGACGGACCAAGTACTCAGAGCTACTGGAGGACTGGGAGCTTGAGTACGGGCCTCATCGGTTCTCCTACAAAGATTTGTTCAAAGCTACTAAGGGTTTCAGGGACAAGGAGCTGCTCGGAATGGGCGGGTTCGGGAGAGTGTACAAGGGCGTGTTACCGTCTTCAAGATCGGAGGTTGCAGTCAAACGAGTGTCCCATGGTTCAAGACAGGGTATGAGAGAGTTCATTGCAGAGATCGTCAGCCTCGGTCGCCTCCGCCACCGAAACCTCGTCCAATTGCTGGGCTACTGCCGACGCCAAGGAGAGCTTCTGTTGGTGTATGATTACATGCCCAATGGCAGTCTCGAAAAGTTCCTACACGATCAAGCTATGCCTACTCTGGATTGGGCGACGCGGTTCCGGATCATCAAAGGCGTGGCATCAGGGCTTCTGTATCTACACGAAGATTGGGAACAAGTCGTCATCCACAGAGACATTAAGGCGAGCAACGTGTTGCTCGACAATGAATTGATTGGAAGGTTGGGTGACTTTGGCCTAGCAAGGTTGTACGATCATGGAACGGATCCACAGACCACCCATGTGGTGGGAACCATGGGTTATCTTGCTCCCGAGCTTGCTCGAACCGGCAAGGCGACCACCATCACCGACGTGTTTGCGTTCGGCGTCTTCCTCCTTGAGGTTGCTTGCGGGAGGACGCCGGTGGACCCGACGGCGGACGAGGAGAAGCTTATTCTGTCGGACTGGGTGTTGAAGAATTGGCAGAAGGGATCGATAGTGGAGACGACGGATCCAAGGCTCGAAGAAGAGTACGATGTGGAGGAGGTGGAGCTGGTGTTGCAGCTTGGACTGTTGTGCTCGCATCCACTGCCCACGGAAAGGCCGAGCATGCGCCAAGTGGTGCGCTACTTGGAGGGCCATGCACCGCTTCCCGAGCTGTCGCCCACGTACCTCAGCTTCAGCGCTTTTGTGCGGCTTCGCAACGACGGTGTCGATGACCGTATCAT AGCCTTGGGTAATCGGTTCTTAGGCCTCTTCAACCAGAGCAACAATGGGAACTCAAGCAATCATATTCTTGGCATCGAGATCGACACAATCCTTAGTCCTGAGTTCCAAGACATCGATGACAATCATGTCGGAATCGACATTAACAGCCTGACATCTAACTCTTCCCACACCGCTGGTTACTATGATGACCACACTGGTTTGTTCAAAGCTTTAAGCCTTAAAAGTGGTGAAGCCCTGCAAGTTTGGGTAGATTACGACGGCCAAGAGATGCTGCTTAATGTTACCTTAGCTTCAATCCAAATGGCCAAACCCCAAAAACCTCTCTTATCTGCGACCATCGATCTATCAAGCGTGCTAACGGATCCTATGTATGTTGGATTTTCCTCATCCACTGGTTCAATCCTGACGTCTCATTACATTCTGGGTTGGAGCTTTAACATGAATGGAGTAGCTCAAGCTCTCGACTATTCCCTACTGCCCTCGCTCCCTCGTGTGAGACCCGAGCCAGGATCAAAGGCGTTGGCGATTTCACTGTCTCTAGCATCAGCTGGACTAGTTCTAATCGTCGTAGGAGCCCTGGTGTTCAAGGTAAGATGGAGGGTCAAGTACGCTCAGCTCCTCGAGGACTGGGAGCTTGAGTACGGCCCTCATCGGTTCTCCTACAAAGACTTGTACGAAGCTACCAAGGGTTTCAAGGACAAAGATTTGCTCGGAATAGGCGGATTCGGAAAGGTCTACAAGGGGGTGCTGCAGACTTCGAAATCGGAGATTGCGGTGAAGAGAGTATCTCATGAATCAAGACAGGGCATGAGGGAGTTTATAGCTGAGATAGTTAGCATCGGTCGCCTCCGCCACCGCAACCTTGTTCAGTTGTTGGGCTATTGCCGACGCAAAGGTGAGCTCCTGTTGGTGTATGAATACATGCCCAATGGCAGCCTGGACAAGTTTCTGTATGGCCAAGACAAGCCTACTCTGGATTGGGCGACACGGTTCCGGATCATCAAAGGCGTGGCATCAGGACTTCTGTATCTACACGAAGATTGGGAGCAAGTCGTCATCCACCGAGACATCAAGGCGAGCAATGTGCTGCTCGACCACGAATTGAATGGTAGGTTGAGTGACTTTGGCCTAGCAAAGTTATACGATCGTGGAACGGATCCACAGACCACCGGTATCGCGGGAACCATGGGTTACCTTGCTCCCGAGCTCCCTCGAACCGGCAAGGCGACCACCATGACCGATGTGTTTGCCTTTGGGGTTTTCATTCTCGAGGTTGCTTGCGGAAGGAGGCCGGTGGGCTCGATGGCGGACGAGCAGCTCCTTGTTCTGTTGGATTGGGTGGTAGACAATTGGCGGAAGGGATCCATACTCGAGACGAGGGATCCAAGACTTGGCGAAGAGCTTGTGGTGGAGGAGGTGGAGCTGGTGTTGAAGCTCGGACTGCTGTGCTCGCATCCACTGCCCGCAGCCCGGCCGAGCATGCGCCAAGTGGTACGCTACTTGGAGGGCCATGCACCGCTGCCGGAACTGTCGCCGACGTACCTCAGCTTCGGCGGTCTTGCTTTGCTTCGCAATGATGGCTTGGATGAACATTGCATGTCGTATCCTTCGTCGGTGGCTACTGCATCGATTATTTCGGGAGGCCGATGA